The sequence GTTTGAACCGGCAGGAGGAAGTACTTGAGttttacccaggctccgccctcgcagtgacgcaacaccttcggctctgctacacttactcaggcaaactgctcattcaggtggattcgagttcccgaaaaaatgggaactccacccactttttcgggaagcaatcaactttgagcagcggcaacggcccagggtggaggcgtgttcaaggtagtgacgtggttgaactgccactcaacccatggattgtacacggaagcgcttcattcaataccaacatggagcagcgtcaagcttttgacactgctgtagatgctgtaatgaaagtgtttgacgagagattctcgttaaaaatcgagcaaagaacagcccttgaatcatttcttgacaggaaagacgttttcgccttgctccctactggctttggtaagagtttaatctaccagttagccccgctggtagctaaatcatacgtcagaggaaagagtggtgtgattggcttaagctcaggcacagccttttctggccacaaccagtagcaacccgagggaggcgggttgaccaggccatttcgaatcgtattcgttatggtcttggtcagaccagaatctcgaagagatttgaaagtctatgttaatcaggctacttGAGTTTACCAAAAGCCCCTAAATGGTTCAGTCGCTCTGACTCATGGCGTCTCACCTCTGTGTTCACAGCTGATGTTCCTGGCCTACCTCTTCTTCCTGGTGTGGCTCGGTGTGACGGCTTTCACCAGCCTGCCGGTCTTCATGTACTTCAACGTTTGGTCCATGTGTCAGAACAGCAGCTCGATGGAGGGAACCAACCTCTGCCTGGACCTGCGTCAGTTCGGTACGTGCAGCCATGACAGACTGTTAACGATGTCTCCATCTATTCCGATGCAGAAAGTGTTCAGACCTCTACTTTTTTATATCCTGTAACTACAGTTCTATTGATTTTAAATgattatatttgtttttttcccccataaaTCTACCTCCTATAACCTGATATAACTATTCAACAAATTTAGGAAAGATCATGACCTGAAACTTGCTGCTGAAAGATGAACTATCATCCCAGCCTCCAGTTTCTTTGAGCAGGTTTTTGTTAAGAACTGTCCTGTATTTGGCTGCATTCATCCCTCCCTCAGTTCAGTTCCATATAACATACTGCCACCACGAGCACCGGTCGGACCAGTAGTCAGACCATCAGTCGGACCACCAGGACCACCAGTCAGACCAGCGGTAGAATAGAAACATATTTCCTATTAATCACATAAACAGAGAGGTTTTACAGACAATCCTCAGTCCTCTGGTGATTTGGAAATGGTGTCAGTTTTCTTAGAATCACCTGATTTCTGACTGAGCAGACATGCTTGGATCAATCTGCTGAGCACAGACAACTCAGTGATGACTCATCAACATTTCAAATGGCAAACATGATGGAAAAATCAGCATGTTTGCCACAAGAATGCCAAACTGGCAGTAAAAAGGCCCAGTGTTCCATGCTCTCTAATGGCAGGCTCGGATCAGACACTCGGctcctgtttgtgtgtttatggtTAATGTGTGAAGTTACgactgtttttcctttttaaaggaAGCATATTGTGCATAAGGTGGTTTACATGTTGCCTCTTTTGGATAACCTTGGATGTCCCCAACTGTTTATGTCTAAAGTCACATCGTGATGTATGCAGACAAGGTGAAGGGATTTTATGAAGCTGAGTCTCGCTTCCCTGTAGAAGCTTTATCTGCACACGTCCAACCGTAGTGTTGTCACTACCCAAGCTCACAGACGACAGTGTATCCCGAGGACGCTGAGGGTGTCCAGGTGACACGATGGGAACGTGTCCACCGAGCGGAGTGTGAGGGAAGCAGAAAGGGAAGCAGATAGATGGGGGTTCAGTCCTCTCCTTCCTCCttaaataaataatgcaaaGTTAGGACATTTCAGGTTGTGAGAAGAAGCAGATGCTTTCAGTatttaaaaagacaaatgaGAGTAGTGAAAGCGTAGTTTATGTTCCATGTGTAactatgaaaataaaacacgatGCGCTGGTACCAACGCTGCTATAACCGGTTCTGTTacgagacagaagaagaagaataaaacACAGATTTACAGGGTGAATAACAGGATCaagtccaaaaaaaagaaaagaaaatgagagaAAGTTTCGGCAGAAAAGTGGAAAATCCTTTAACTTAAGTTCAAACTTTGCTGCTTCCTTCGTGTGTCGGCAGCAGCATTTAGGGCAGAGTGACCCAGTTCAGGTTCTGTGCAGGAGTACAGTTACACAGAAACGAGGGCTTTAaaaagtcagaactcatgaaccAAAACAGGAATAATGCATTTACATGTTAAGATGATTAGATTTTGATGGAGAACTTATGATGCAGACATTTAGATATATTAAAGTATCATTAGATGCACAGGCTGCACTGAAGTGTTCATCAGCGGCAGAAACGCAGAAAAAGGGTCAATCTCCTCATTAATTCTACTGATGCATCTTTGTTAATATTTTCAGTGCATTTCCATCACATGCTGCAGTGGTAACGTATGATTTACACGATGTAATCACAGCGCTGTCCACCATGTTGTTCTCACATCAAACCAGAAGAAACAGCGAGAGGCATTTTGTCCACTGGTGGTGCTGCCATCTAGTGTTCAGAGCTGCAAACTGCAGACAGACCCCCTGTCAGCGGACTAATTACTGCATCTAATGAGCTGCTCTCTGGGGTAGAGCATTAAAGAAACCTGGCAGTGCAGAAGGGCTTGGACTCAGAGATGTGGTCACACCGGGCGGGAGCAGCGACGTGTTCATTCAGTCAACTTTAATTAAAGATGCAGCGGAGTTATTCCTCCAGCCTGCTGCCACAGATGGATGTGTGAAGAgttcttgtgtgtttgtgttcatcAGGAGCGGTGACCATCTCTGAGGAGAGGAAGGTGTGCACAGAGTCTGAGAAGTTCAAAAGGATGTGTGACTCCAACGAGGTGAGACCATGTGACTCAGAGGTAAACGAGTGTTTACCTGTCAAAGAGCCGTAAAATGAcccctgtgtgtttgtgctgcagCTGGACCTGACCTtccatctgtttgtgtgtgcgttggCGGGAGCTGGAGCTGCTGTCATCGCCATGGTGAGTTTCTGAGGGTGGGTGGTCAGAAGACGCTTAAAGGTGTCTGAAGGAACATGAGCAGAACACGGTTCAGTATATACATGAAGTGCTGCTTATATAAAAAACAGGATTAAATGAACACGGGTCCCTTCACACCAGCAGCTTAACTGGAGATTCAGTTCTGCCTCCAACCCACTGCAGCTGGTGAGGCTGTGTTCACATGTGATCTGTGATGTGGACCTCAGACATGAAAGGTTAATGTTGTCAATAATGGGTGGATTGGTAGGACatggatgcggactcagagatGTAAAACAagaaactgggtttatttacaAAGTTAAAcgaaaggcgcggctgagccggataaaaTAGTGAGATGTTATCTCACTATTTTAATTTGTCCCATGTTAAActgtgggacaaaaaaaaacatgactaaggaaaaacaaaacaaggaacaTTACTTAGTATAACATGAATAACACTTAACTTATCGCGCCGTCTTGGCATGAAGGGGTGAAAACCAAGGAAAGGaggacaggggagcctggaaactaaatagggaactgggagttGTTGGTGAATGAATGCAGCTGGGAACAATaacaaacaggtgacgtgaatgacaACTAATGAGCTAGTAtgtgaagtgaggggaaaagcaatggcaaaacatgaatttaaaaaccaaaacacaacctaaaacatgataaaacataggACTGAAAACAAGGGGAAAATCCCCTGGACGTGACAAATGTGACCTGCATGAAATGGCCCATCGGATCGTTTTCACCTTGATTATGAATCTAAATACACAGATGGAGGCATCATAGAGGAAGTTTAATAAGCATCCGTAATGCATGTGAACAGGGCTCATAAGGTGTCCAATTCTATCTTCCTTTATCGATCCagaatctttttcttttctctgtcttTTTACATCTTTGACAAAGTTGATTGATTGTTCCCTCAAACTTCAAAGAGAACCTCGTCCAGCCGCTGATTCCTTCACTTTCTGCTTCCTCATCACACTCTCAACAGAgctcttcttctctgttccttTTATGGTGGTAATATGGTAGCTGCAGATAGTTTTTTAgacctgacacttcttcttttgtcctccacttgtccagtttcctcaaatgttttaaggacacactgcacaccttgctgagatatgccaagttttcagctaacagctctttgggaatcaccttgttgctgcagaaatcctgttttctgtctgtcaaactgtgttatctttgctgtttttcatagatgcaactaaagaaatgggaacaaatgatgtgtctctgtgacaggttgctggtaacaaagtgcctaaagatccaatttaaaatggcttctttgctaagttgtctgttatgtgtggacacaacactggttcatcccttgagttcggagccttttttctgcctgaatgattcataggtcagagttaagtggcttaacaaagaaaaaacacattcctctgaagatgcttaggtacaaggactggactgaagatgagggaaaaagcagaatatgtccaaagaaaaactctgaaagagcttcaggaagctggagaactgttgatcaggacactctaaaggttacaggaaagtctggctgcttggagagaaacaggaagaaatgagGCTGATCAGAGTTAGTTTGTTCAGGTTATAAAAATGAATTAAGCTCAATGATTTTCTGCTGCTCGTATCCGCAGCAGATCGTAAACTTTATGAGGACAGAAACAGAGTAAACTTTGATCAATATGTGGTGGATTCTCCAGGCTTGTTCTTTattaaataatcattaattcaattcaattcaattcaattcatttttatttatatagcgccaaatacaacaaatgtcatctcaaggcacttagatagtaagtccaattcaagccaattggaattcaattaattaataataatcataattcataaaataatccaattcgttcatatagagccaattcaaaaacaatttcctagctaagaaaaccaacagattgcactgaaaactttttgtttttcggtccaatctcccggcctgagcgtgcctgaggcgactgtggagagaaacgactcccttttaacaggaagaaacctctggcagaaccagactcaggaagggtggccatccgcctcgaccagctggggtttgagaagacagaaagggggggggggggcgcagcggcggcggcactgtacaccattcaaaggatatctgttggaacagggaaacacgagttaatgaccacaataatatcacatatacataaagagagtaaagtgaggaaaggtgtgacagatgaggccccccagcagtctaggcctatagcagcttaactatgggatgtttcaggattacctgagccatccctattcaaggtaaacacaagaaacttgtgctaacgaaaaaataaataataaaataaaggaccagactcagtgagtaattccctatactccctatatagatctgctcctcacaccacaacaaccatctttttacagccacaagctacctcagcctctcaccaactgcacaccagtcacagcggggtggggatgcaaaccctggttcgggtagggggaaaaataaaagaggtaagataagcgggaatgggattcaaaccctggttcgggtagggggtaatgaaagtatagagggtgccagaggtggaggcaggacaagacacactagcagatacactatcagattcaacagacctaactataagctttataaaaaaggaaagttttaagcctggtcttaaaagtggaaagggtgtctgcttcccggacatttactggcagcttattccacaagagagggccctgataactgaaggctctgcctcccattctacttttagaaactctgggaacctcaagtaaacctgcagtttgggaacgataATCAGTACTGCTAAATATTACTGAGGTACAAACTGACGCCACGACTGTACAATTGTACACAAAAGAGAGATTTTCTTTTAGAAATCCTGTTCCATGTGCACCGGAGGAGTCCTTGCTGGTATGAAACCTGaccgctcctcctcctcaggtCCACTTCCTGATGGCTCTGGCTGCTAACTGGGGTTACCTGAAGGACGCCAGCCGGATGCAGAAGTACGAGGACATCAAGTCGAAGGAGGAGCAGGAGCTGCACGACATCCACTCCACGCGCTCCAAAGAACGCCTCAATGCCTACACATAAACACGCAGCCTCcagaaaacacacactcacctgtcagacacacacacacacacacacacacacaaacacacacacacacacgagtcacagaaaacacaaagacacactcagACATGAGATGAAAACCAATAAATGATGAACACACAGCCACCTCGTCATCCTCGTGTCTGCTGCAGGTCGTCGGCTCCGGTGGTCCGTCCAAACTTTTAATTCCTGACTTCTGCTTCGGACTGAGGAGAAATCTTTAACTCCACCTTAAAAATGAGGAAGAGGAACGAACTGACGATGCTCTACAAAGAGTTCCTCATCGTTAAAGCTCTAAATTTACtaactttttcatttcaaatgccCAACTTTCAGTAGAATAATGCAAAGAAAAGACCTTCAAATCAGGAACAATTACAAGAAAAGTTATGAAATCTTATTTTCTCACAGTTCAGTATTAGTTAAAACCAgcataacaaagaaaaaccaaaaatgAACGACCAGAAAAACCCAAAGAGAGTTTAATTTCTCATGTTTCATCGGGCCGTGCGTTTCTGTCGCGGTCGTGTTTGTGCTCGTGGTGTCGCCGAAGCCAACGATCCACAGCAGACACGTGAATGAGCTCATCATTTACTGTGGAGGTGGGGGGGGTCCCTGATCCCTCCCAAAgcctgcagcacacacacacacacacacacacacacgtagatGTGACTGGATGGTCGGTGTTGTGCAGGCAGTGTTGTTCGGTGGTGTCATGCTGTGTCGTGTCGTTTCACCACTTTGATGACTGCTGTTGCAGAGAAATAAGTTCCCTTAGGAAATGTGTGCCTCCTGGGTACAAATGGGGTAGCTATGGCaacttttcctcctcctcctcctcctcttcttcctcctccccctccccctcctctaatctctgacctttgacctcttccccctcctcctcctctgatctctgacctctgacctcttcGTCCTGAGCCCAGTTTCATCAGTCGTTCCTCACGCTCTTCTTACAGGTTGAGTTTTTCCCATAAATGCACTTAAACCAGCTGATGATGATCACTGATGGATGACTTCATGTTATTGCCGGACAAAGAGCACTTAAATGATGGCTGTTCATGCAACTGATGAAACAGGgctccccccctcctcctcccccgaTTGTATAAAACTTGTGATTTGTCCTCAGAAACAGCACATCTTAGCAGCACAAAGTCTTTTTGTCATGTTCTCATCAGTCTGTTAAACAAGGATTTTCTCACTTTTTGGGATTTTGCCacagttttgattatttatgtgTGATTTTAGCACTGAGGGTATTTAAAGGGGCAGGGGTTGGGTGGGTTGGGTTCTGTCACACGTTCATGTTATGAATCTGTATTTCAGTgattctgcacacacacacacacacacacacacacaccaatcatCTTGAAGGTTTCGTTCTGTTACTTTTTATCAACAAGCCCGAATGTGACCAAACGTTCTTTAGAAGTATGTTTTGAACAGTAAACTCGTCACAGAGGACGTGATAAGATGGATGTCTGAGCGGCCTGTGCGCCTGAAAGGCGGAGCTTATTGTTTTTCTCCTGAAAGCATCGGAACCTTTCGGTCTTTGTGAGGAGTTTAGAACATTTCTGATGAAGGAGGTGCTGAAGGGAGCTGAAAATGAATGACAACCAGCTCATAAGCTAACTGTTCAGAGAGGATTTGCTTTACTCTGGAGTTTTATGCTTTTTATTTGGTGTCTTACATAACGATCTCCTCAGGTGCTTCTGAGTTTGATGCTGTAATCTGGATCTTCTTGGATCAGCGGGGCGACACCAGCAGCTCGGGGTCATCTGGTTGGGAATATGTCATGTAGagtctcagtcatccaggtcatggtaatcctaagagcttgaATGAGGTCAACTGGACTCCTTCTCCTTGGTTCTTCAAGATGTTCCACTGGTAGGTGGGAAGGATCAACTTATAAGTAGAAGAGGGGCTGTTCAACGTCTCCAAgaaccaagaagaagtccagttgcccttattcacgCTCCCAGGATCCGCTGAAATAAGTTTGTTCTGACTGAGTTTttggttttctgctgctgctgctttcaaaGATCCAGAGATCTCCCTGATGAGCAGCTCAGTTTCTGTCCGATGCTGTTTACACAT is a genomic window of Odontesthes bonariensis isolate fOdoBon6 chromosome 4, fOdoBon6.hap1, whole genome shotgun sequence containing:
- the gpm6ab gene encoding glycoprotein M6Ab, whose product is MEENMDESQSQKGCKECCERCVGSLPWASLIATILLYMGVALFCGCGHEALTGTVNILQNYFDVIRAPGDTLDVFIIIDILKYIIYGLAAGFFVFGVLLLVEGFFTTGAIRDLYGEFKITACGRCLTAFLMFLAYLFFLVWLGVTAFTSLPVFMYFNVWSMCQNSSSMEGTNLCLDLRQFGAVTISEERKVCTESEKFKRMCDSNELDLTFHLFVCALAGAGAAVIAMVHFLMALAANWGYLKDASRMQKYEDIKSKEEQELHDIHSTRSKERLNAYT